The genomic DNA GCCGATCAGGATGCATCCGTTCAAAAAGATGCATGTCCCGATTGTAAGATGGAACAACCGTGATTCACCAACCGCAAGGGCATCCCACGGACCTGCCCCCATATTGGCATGGATCACAAATGAAACGCCGAGTGATAAGCACAATAAACCGATACTATAAAAAAGGAATCGAATCATGTCTACCTCCGTTAACCGATGCTTGTCTCTATACATATGCCGGCAGGGGACATATTAGAAGAAGAAAGCGAGGTGGATGCCATGGATGCCGATATCACATTATCCGTCAGGGAGCTCGTCGAATTTGTCCTGAAGGAAGGGAGTATCGACTCACGATTTCAGCCAAGGTCTTCCATGCTCACAGGGACAAGGCTCCATCAAAAACTTCAGCGGCGCTATGAAGACCCCGATGAAAAAGAGGTCCACCTCAAAGGGGAGAAAGTCGTGGATGGGATCTTCTACCAGGTGGAGGGGAGATGCGATGGAATCATACACCGTGAGGGAAAGATCCTGGTGGAAGAAATCAAATCAACTGCGAGGAGCCTCGATGAATTGGAGGAAGGGAAGCGGGTCCACTGGGCCCAGGCGGAGTGTTATGCCTGCCTCCTGACGGAAGAGCGGGACTGGGATGCCATACATGTGAGGCTTACCTATATCCATACGGGGACCGAGGAAACAAAATCTTTCACACGGGAATATGATCGTGAGGAACTTCAGGGAATCATGATCGGCCTCTTGCAGCTCTATACACCGTTTGCGGAACTGAGATTGAGAAACAAAGAGAACCTGGAGGCGAGCCTTCCCCGTCTTACTTTTCCCTTCGAGACGTTCAGGAAGGGTCAGCGTCAACTTGTGGGAGCCGTCTATAAAACCGTCGCAGAAGGAAAGACTCTTTTTGCCAACGCCCCCACGGGGACAGGGAAGACGATTTCAACGTTATTCCCCGTCGTGAAAGAAGGCGGCAGGTGGTTTTACGCCACGGCCAAAACCATCTCGAGGACGGTCGCAGAAGACGCCGTCAAGCTGATGGAAGAAGGAGGCCTTTCCACCAAGGCATTGACCATCACGGCAAAAGACAAGATCTGCTTTAAAGATCAAACCATCTGCCAGCCCGAACATTGCGAATTCGCCTGTGGACACTATGATCGTGTGAACGGCGCCATCCTGGATATCCTTCAGAAAGAGACCCTCATGACCAGACCGGTGATCGAGGAGTACGCAAAAGCTCATCGCGTATGTCCGTTTGAGTTCTCCATCGATCTATCGTATCTCGTTGAAGGGGTCATCGGTGATTATAATTATCTATTCGATCCAAGAACGTCGTTAAAGCGATTCAGCGACTCTTCGAAAAAGCAAACAACACTCCTCATCGACGAAGCACATAATCTCGTGCCCCGTGGGAGGGACATGCACTCTGCTTCCCTGACGTCCACTGGCTTCACATCGCTGGCGGCACATGTAAAGGGAAATGGGGAACTGAGTGCTGCGATCCGTTCTCTCACGGGTGCCTTGGAGGGTGTAAGACCCGGAACATATGAAGAAGTCGATACCGGTGTCACTGATGGAGTTAGGGCATTTGTCGATGCTGCCGAAAAGGAACTTCCCCACGTGGAAGGAGAAAGCCCGCTTCTGGAGGCGTACTTTGAATCGACCCAATTCCTGCGCATCCTTCAGCTCTATTCAAAGGAACACCGGACATTGGTCACTCGGCATGGGGGCGGAATGACCGTCAAGCTCGTCTGCCTGGATCCGGCAGCTTTTTTGCACCAGGTGACGGCAGGGTATAAGTCGGCGGTCTTCTTTTCGGCGACCTTGCACCCATTTTCGTATTACTTCCACCAGCTTGGAGGAGAAGCGGAAGATTATCGATTTGTCATCCCGACCCCCTTCGATCATAGCCAGTGGCAAGTGGAAATCCAGCCCCTTTCCATCCGGTTAAGGGACCGTGATCGCCATTTTCCCCATCTTATGGAGTCGATCGTCAACCTCTTTAAGCGGGTAAATGGAAATGGCCTGGTGTTCTTTCCTTCCTACGCCTTCATGAGGAAAGCCTTTGATGCCTTGGAAGGGTATGGGTTACCTGCGAAGTTGATCATGCAGGAGCCGATGATGTCAGAAAGAGAAAGAGAAGAGTTCCTGGCTGAGTTCAAAGCTGGACGCAAGGAGCCGGTATTGGGTCTTGCCGTCCTGGGAGGCATTTTTTCGGAAGGCATCGATCTGAAGGGTGAACGCCTGAAGCAGGTAGTGGTTGTAGGAGTCGGCCTCCCACAGCCAGATGAAGAAAGGGAGTTGATGAAATCCTACTTCAACTCACTGGGAGTGAATGGATTTGCCTATGCCTACACATACCCCGGATTGAACAAAGTCTTCCAGTCAGGTGGACGGTTGATCCGGACTGAAGAAGACCGCGGGGTCCTCAGGCTCATTGATGATCGCTATCTGACACGGGAATATCAGGAGCTACTGCTCGAGGAATGGCGACACTTCACCGTGGTGGGAGGTTCATGGACGTAATGGGCATAAAAAAAGACCGCTACGGGAGCGGTCTTTTTTGACATTACAATCAGTTGAAAGAAGGGTCTTTAAGAAGACGATCGAATTCTTCCAAGTGGTGCGTTTCATCGGCAATCATATCATCCAGCTTGATTCCGAGTTCTACAAGGCCAAGCTCTTCAGCCTGCTCTTTGCGTTTCTTGTAGCGTTCGATCGTATCTGCTTCTGCTTTGCGTCCTTCAAGGAGCATTTCCTTCACATCGTCCGTTTGTTTCACCTTTGCAGGAGTTGTTGTCGGGCTGCCTCCAAGGGTCTTGATTTTTTCTGCAAGGTAAAGAGCATGTCCTTGCTCATCTGGGATTTCTTCTTCGAAGAAAGGTTTCAATACCTGTCTATATAAGCCGCTTACTACTGCTGCGTAGTTCGTGTAGAGGATAACTGCGGCATATTCATTTGCTAAATCTTCGTTCAGTCCATCAATTAGTTCGTCTAGTTTTGCTTGATCCATTTGTAATTACCACCCTTTGTGTATGTTGTATGGTTATAATGTACCCGTTTCGCATGGAGATAAACCCCTTTTTTGCTGTGTGGGGATGGGGGCGGGGCTTGTCTGAGTTGCTTATCCGTTTCATCTCTTTTGGTAAGGGGTCGTTCCGTTCCGCTGCGGGTGGCCGCTTTCCGGCGGGGAGGGAGTTGAGCCGCTTCGGCTGCGCCTGCAGGGCCTCACCCTGCCCGCTATTCCCATAGGAGTCGTGAGGCCTTTGCTGCACTGCACTCTGAGTGGAGGAGAGGGGATGTGCGGTTTCGAAACATGCTATCGGCATCCTGTTTTTGCAATTCGTTTTGGGTGGTAACGAGATTGTTCTGTCCTTGCATTTGGTGGTGCGTTGGAAGAGGAGTTTGCTAATTTGAAACAGGGCATCCCATTCTTGTTTTTTAGAATGACTTTCTAACTTATTAACAAACGATCACCTCACCAAGTCCAATACCACAAAGTGGATTGGAGCGTAAGGGATTTGACTCCTGCGGAAAAGGGGGATGATCGAGACCCCGCAGGCACGAGGAGGCTCGACATGCTCCCCGCGGAAAGCAAATCCCTGCAGCGCAAAGGAACGGACTACCTTTCCACCACAGCCTTCACTAAGAACTACGAGGCCATTAATTCTAATTGCACTTGGGTGATTTAAATCCGAAGGCAACGGCAGACCCGACATGCTCCCCGCGGAAAGCAAATCCCTGCAACGCAAAGGAACGGACTAGTTTTCCATTTCACCCTTCACTTAGGACGATATTGTCTTCAACTATCATCATAACCAAGATGATTATTATTATTTCCCCACAGAAATCAAATCTCTAGAAGCGGAAAGGAACGTCCCATTCCTTCTTGAGCATTCACAGTTACACTAACAAAGACAAATATAGAAGAACTGCCACCTCCATGAATATCTTTTACCCAGGTTGAAAATCCTAACGATAAGAAACAGGAGGTGTTAAGCCATGACAAAACGTGTAGGTGTTGAACAATCCCTTTCAAATGTAGTGCAAGCTTTGCGTGAAAAAGGGTATGACGTCGTTGAACTCAAGAACGAACAAGATGTGAACGGCTGTGATTGCTGTGTCACGACAGGCTTGGATACAAACGTAATGGGAATGCAAAATACAACATTCAAAGGATCTGTCATTGAAGCGGACGGTCTGACGGCCGATCAAGTATGTGAACAGGTCGACAGCAGAATGATGTAAGAGGAAGGGAGGCCACAGCCTTCCTTTTTTTATTGAATCAAAAGTCTGCCTTCCCCCGATATGGTAAAATGAATGATATTCCATATTGAGGGAGGGTTCAGCATGTGGCAGGCTCTATTCATAGATCGTGACGGTACACTGGGCGGCAGCAATGAAATTGAATACCCGGGAGTGTTTGAGGTGTATCCCCGGAGTACAATCGCTTTAAAGAGGATAAAAGAAAAAGGAATCCCCATCCTATCCTTCACCAATCAGCCTGGGATCTCTGCAAGACCCGGGCTGATGGAAGAATTCGAACGGGAGTTGAACGGGTTCGGGTTTGATGGTGTGTACATCTGTCCCCATGAAGAAGGGGAGGGCTGCGGATGTCGGAAGCCTGAGATCGGCATGCTGAAGCAAGCAGCAGCGGATCGGGGGCTTGATCTCACCAAATGTGCCGTGATCGGGGACAGGTGGAAGGATATGCTCGCCGGCAAAAAGGCAGGGTGTAAGACGGTGCTTGTCAGGACGGGAGCGGGTGAGAGTGAATGGCAGAAAAACAGAATGAACCTTGAAGGCACCGTGGACTACGTGGCTGACGACCTTCAGGAAGCGACCCGCTGGCTGTTGGATTCCCCTCAACGTGTGCTGGAAGAGATCTTGGACGGGGCAAACGCAGAAGCACGTTTCGTCCTCGGGATAGACGGGTTGAGCCGGTCGGGTAAGTCGACCATGGTGTCAGAGATAGAGGAATGGCTGAAGGGTAAGGGGGTCACCCATCAGATCGTTCATATCGATGACCACATTGTCGAGCGGGAAGCGCGGTATGACACCGGTCATGAGGAGTGGTTTGAATATTATAGTCTGCAGTGGGACCGGAAACGGTTGAGGGAAGGGTTCTTTATGAAACTGAAAGAGGGCTGCGTGGATGTGAGGTTGCCTTTTTACGATGGGGAGCTGGATACCGTGACGGAAAGGCAGGTGCAGCTTTCGGATAAGGGGCTCATCATTGTAGAGGGGGTGTTCCTTCAGAGGGAGGAATGGAGGGAAGCCTTCGATGGCATCCTATTCCTTGATTGTCCGAGAGAGCGACGGTTGCTCCGTGAATCGGAGGAGACGCAGCTGAAGCTTGAAAAGTTCAGGAATCGGTATTGGAAGGCAGAAGAGTATTACCTCGATACGGTTCAGCCGATGAAACGTGCAGACTGGGTCATCCCTACATAATGAAAACGGCCGGGAGACCCCCCGGCCGTTTCTTTTTTATCCTATATGGGCAAGAGGCTGGGACCGGAGATGTTCCCTTAATAGATCCGGAGCTGTGAGATAGAGCAATCCGTTTCCTTCGAGGGATTTCGGGTATCCGAGAGGGATGGTCCGTTTCACGAGCTGTGCATAGATTTCCGGTTCGCTCAGTTCCCGTTTGAATGCTGCTTCCTCAAACTCTTTAATCAAGGCCAGCGCTCCTGCTACATGAGGAGCCGACATGGACGTCCCGCTGAGCTTGGCGTATTTATCCCCTGGGATCGTCGAGAGGATCTGCTCTCCAGGGGCTACAAGGTCGATTTCATTATTGGAATTGGTGAAGTAGGATGATTTTCTCTGGAGGTCGATGGCTCCTACGGCGATGACTTCCTTATAGCTTGCCGGGTAGGAGAATTCATCTGTATCGCTGTTCCCGTCGCCTTCATTCCCGGCTGCAGAAACCACCAGGATACCAGCTGCCACGGCTTTTTTGATTGCGTCATGAAGCGGTTTATAATCAGTTGGGCCGCCAAGGGACATGGAGATGATATCGACTCCCTGTTCCGTTGCATACTCGATTCCCTTCACGATCCAATCGTATTGTCCTCTCCCGGAACTTCCGGCGAGTACTTTGATGATCATGAGGTCTGCAAGCGGGGCGACTCCGATCACTCCATCTCCATCCTCATTGGCGGCGATGGTTCCGGAGACATGGGTGCCATGTCCACTGTAGTCTGTCACATTATCGTCTGCCCCTGCATCGTCATCGGTGAAGTTCTTGACGCCCTTCACCCGTCCGGCAAGGTCAGGATGATGGATGTCACAGCCTGTATCGAGTACGGCGATGGTCGTGCCCTTTCCTTTGCATCCTTCTTTCCATAGTATGGGGGACTGAATCATTTCAATGCCTTTCGGAACCTCATTTACATCTCCAATCATTTCGTTCATGAAATACGGAATCAGCTTCATTTCGGTTGCCATGGTCATCCCTCCAAAATATTATTCTCGTGATGTCTATTAGTCTGAAGTTTCTGAAAATATACCATTTTTCTGGACAATTGTACAGGGTATATGGTAATAGGTGGAATTTACCTACTTATGATTCAATGGGGAAAGGTCCTTTTTAAACAAACGTTTGATCAAGACGGTCCCTTCCTTGCGCCTCAAGGAATCTACGTTTAAACGATCGTATGTCATGCAAAAGGACTGGAAGGCATAGATTGATGAAGATGAGAAGGAGGGAAAAAAGATGAATGGAATGGATACGGGGAACATTGCGTACGCAGTGATCAAGGGAGGTCCGCTTGCACCGGATCTCAATGGGAACGTCTTTTTTCACGAAGTGAAGGGAGGAGTGGAAGTCATGGTAGAGGTGAGGGGGCTTCCACCTTATAAAGAAGGGAAGAATGGAGAGAAACCAATCGGTCCCCATGGTTTCCACCTTCATGAGAAGGGGATATGCGAAATTGGAGACCCTGCTGACCCTTTTACATCTGCGGGCGGTCATTGGAATCCAGGAGCCCAGCCGCATGGCAATCACGCAGGGGATTTTCCCGTCCTGTTTTCAAATGAGGGGTATGCCCGGATGTCTTTCTTCACCAATAAATTCAGTGTGAAGGATGTGGTGGGAAAGGGCGTGATCATCCACCAGAGTCCAGATGATTTCCGGTCACAGCCTTCAGGTGATGCGGGTAAACGCCTAGCCTGCGGAGTCATCGTTCCCTATACCAAATCGCCAATATAATAGAAAAAATCGTACAGAACACGCGCTGTACGATTTTTTTCTTCTATTTAATAAAAGCCGAGCATATTGAGCATGATCACAATGATGAAAAGTGGTGCAACGAAGCGGATCAGGAAGAACCAAACTTCGAAAATACCTTTCTTCAAGCTGCTCCCGCTTTTCAGCTCTTCATAGAGAGCCGTCTTCTTCATCTTCAGAGGGACAAAGATGGATATCAGCAGGCACCCGAGCGGTAATAATACGTTGCTTACGGCAAAATCGGCAAGATCAAAGATGATCTTATCGAATAGAGTAATGTCGCTGAGTACCCCATAAGAGAGAGCGGATGGGATTCCGAAAATGAAGATGGCAATCCCGATGATCCATGCCCACTTTGTCCTCTTTGTTGGATCATTCTTCGCGATGACCGATACGATGATTTCAAGCATGGAGAATGCTGAAGTCAAGGCTGCGAACAGGAAGAGGATCAGGAACGCAATGAAGAACAGCATTCCGAATGGCAGCTGGTTGAAGATCGTCGGCAGCACGTTGAACAGGAGAACAGGTCCTGCGTTAGGCTCGAGTCCGAATGCGAAGACCGCCGGAAAGATGGCAAGGCCAGCAAGGAGCACGATGAAGATATTCATGATGACGATGGACACAGCCGAACGCGGCAGGCTCTGGTTTTTCGGAAGATAGGAGCTATACGTCAGCATGACCGATACCCCGACGCTCAGGGTGAAGAACGATTGTCCCATGGCTTCCAGGATCGTGCGCGGGGTGACCTTGGAGAAATCCGGCAGAAGAAGGAATCGGACACCTTCTCCCGCTCCGTCAAGGGTCACAGCACGAAGGACCAGCACAATGAAAAGGACGAACAGGGCAGGCATCATGATCTTGCTGGCACGCTCGATTCCCTGCTGAACGCCTTTGGCTACGACGACGATGGTCATCAGGATGAAGATGAGCTGTACGATGACACTCACCCACGGATCAGCAATGGTGGATCCGAATACCTCACCGTACTGATCCGAGGTCAATCCGTTCAGTTGTCCGGTGATGGCCTTGAACAGATAGATGACGATCCATCCGCCTACGACACTGTAGAAGGATAGCAGGATGAAGGATGCGACCATCCCGAGGACTCCGATCCAGTGCCACTGGGTTCCCGGGGCAATCTTTTTATACGAATCGATCGCATTGCTTTGGGCGGTCCTTCCGATGGAGAATTCCGCCAGCAACAGGGGGAGGCCAAGGAATAAAGTGAAAAGGATGAAGATCAGGAAGAATGCGCCGCCTCCGTTCTGCCCTGCAATATACGGGAATTTCCAGATTGCGCCTAAACCGATGGCCGATCCTGCAGCAGCAAGGATGAAGCCGAGTTTGGATGACCATTGTTCACGTTGACTCATGGGTTGATCTCCTTTCTGTTTATGGTTGTCGCCCGAAGACAATAAAAAAATCGCCCCTACATATCGTAGGGACGATTGGATATCGCGGTACCACCCTAGTTATGGGACAAGCCCATCACTCTTCGGAAATAACGGCATACACCGTCTTTTGATCTCGTCAAAAGAAGCTCGGGAATCGAAATTCACTTACCGCATGTGTACCGATTTGCACCAACCATCGGCTCTCTTGAACAGGGAAGGGTTTGCTACTTGGTTCCTTCAAAGCTTTTCGTTATTTAGGTTATACAATTTTTATCATGGATTGAAGTACATTGTCAATGTCTTTTCTGAAATTGACCGTGATGTGCTCAGATTGAGTTCAGGGACAATCTCAAGTAAGATAAGAGAAAAACGAATGGAAAGTGTGTTTATACATGAAATCGACGATCGTCATCGGTGCCGGGATCCTCGGGGCCTCGACCGCTTATCATCTCGCAAGGAAAGGGGCGGATGTCCTGGTCGTGGACAGGGGGGACACGGGGCAGGCAACCGCGGCTGCAGCAGGTATCGTCTGTCCCTGGTTGTCTCAGCGCCGCAACAAAATATGGTACAAGCTTGCTAAGGGAGGAGCGGCCTACTATCCGGAACTCATCAAGATGCTGGAGGAGGATGGCGAGCATGACACGGGGTATGCACGTGTAGGGGCTCTCAGTCTCCATACGGATGAGAAGAAACTGGATGGAATGATGGAGAGGGCCTTGAAAAGGCGGGAGGACGCTCCGGAAATCGGAGAACTGACAAAATTGACGGCAGAAGAAACCCGGGCCCTTTTCCCGCTTCTATCCGATGAATACAGAGCCGTCCATGTATCAGGGGCGGCTCGGGTGGACGGACGTGCTATCTGCAAAGCACTCTTGGCAGCTGCGGAGAAACGCGGTGCGATCCTCAGGCAAGGGAATGCCCGGCTCCTGAAAGAGGGAAGGGGGATCATGCTCGATAACGAAAAGATTGAAGCAGATCGTGTGATTGTCACGGCCGGCGTGTGGGCGAAGGAATTGTTTGCTCCACTCGGAATCGACATGGATGTCACATCGCAGAAAGCCCAAATCATCCATCTCAATGAAACGGGAGCTGATACGGATGAGTGGCCCGTCGTCATGCCGCCCAATGATCAATACCTGCTTGCTTTTCCTGAAGGAAGGATCGTCGCAGGGGCCACCCACGAAAATGATGCCGTCAACGGACGGGTCACCGCAGGAGGTATGCTTGAGATCCTTTCAAAAGCGATGGCCATCGCACCTGGTCTACATGAGAGTGAAGTGGTTGAAACACGAGTCGGCTATCGCCCATTTACCCCAGGGTTCCTGCCTGTGTTCGGATACATGCCAGGCCTCGACGGGATCCTCTTTGCCAACGGCCTCGGGGCGTCGGGTCTGACGGCTGGCCCGTTCCTTGGATCTCAGCTCGCGAAGCTGGCACTTGGAGAAGAGACCGATCTGGATCCTGCAGACTATGATATAAACGGAGCGGTCCGTAACCCGTAATTCCCACTATTTTTTACAAGTCATCCCCTTTATAATAGAGGGAGTGAACTGAGAATTTATAGAAAAAGGTGTTAAATCGATATGAGTCTATTAACAGTCAAAAACCTGACCCACGGCTTCGGTGACCGTGCGATCTTCAATGATGTGTCCTTCCGTCTGTTGAAAGGGGAACACATTGGCCTGATCGGGGCGAACGGGGAAGGTAAATCGACATTCATGAATATCATTACAGGCAAGCTTGAACCAGACGAAGGAAAGGTGGAATGGGCGAAACGGATCCGGATCGGATACTTGGATCAGCATGCCCAATTGAAGCAGGGGATGACAATCCGCGACGTCCTGAAGACGGCCTTCCAATATCTCTTCGATATGGAAACCGAGATGAATGAGCTTTTCGGCAAGATGGGGGACGCATCCCCTGAAGAGTTGGAGGACCTTCTTGAAGAGACAGGTACCCTGCAAGAAGCACTGACGAATAATGATTTTTACGTCATCGATGCCAAGGTGGAAGAAATCGGACGTGGACTGGGGCTTGATGATATCGGCCTTGATAAAGATGTCCACGACCTGAGCGGCGGACAGCGGACGAAGGTCCTTCTTGCCAAACTCCTTCTTGAAAAGCCCGATATCCTGCTTCTCGATGAGCCGACCAACTATCTGGATGAGCAGCACATCGAGTGGCTGAAGCGATATCTTCAAGAGTATGAGAATGCCTTTATCCTTATCTCCCATGATATCCCGTTCCTCAACAGCGTCATCAACCTGATCTACCATATGGAAAATCAGGAGCTGAACCGCTACGCAGGAGACTATCATGAATTCAAGAAAGTCCACGAAATGAAGCGTCAGCAGCTCGAGTCTGCCTATAAGAAACAGCAGCAGGAGATCTCGAATCTCAAAGACTTCGTGGCCCGTAACAAAGCGAGGGTTTCGACCCGGAATATGGCCATGTCCCGTCAGAAAAAGCTCGATAAGATGGAAGTCATCGAGCTTGCATCCGAAAAGCCGAAGCCTGAATTCAACTTCAAGCTTGCGAGGACGGCCGGCCGTGTCATCTTCGAAACGAAGGATCTTGTCATCGGATATGATGAGCCATTATCAAGACCCCTTAACCTGAAAATGGAACGGGGTCAGAAGATCGCCCTCTCAGGAGCCAACGGAATCGGAAAAACGACCCTCCTCAGAAGCATACTGGGCGAGATCAAGCCGATCTCCGGCAGCGTAGAGCTTGGTGAGTATCTTCATATCGGATACTTCGAGCAGGAGATCAAAACCGAAAACCGCAATACCTGCATTGAAGAGGTGTGGAATGAATTCCCTTCCCTCAATCAGGCGGAAGTGCGTGCCGCCCTGGCCAAATGCGGACTTACGACGAAGCATATCGAGAGCAAGGTGGAAGTGCTGAGCGGTGGGGAAAAAGCGAAGGTGCGCCTGTGCAAACTCATGAACAACGAATCCAATGTCCTTGTGTTCGATGAACCAACGAATCACTTGGATGTGGAAGCGAAGGAAGAGTTGAAGCGCGCTTTGAAGGAATACAAGGGAAGCGTCCTCCTCATCAGTCATGAACCTGATTTCTATCAGGATGTGGCTACCGAAGTTTGGAACTGTGAATCATGGACAACGAAACTATTCTAATAGGCTAGGCTTGAATATAAGGACGCGGGCGCTGTGCCCGTGTCTTTTTTATCACGAGAGACGATCAGGAAATTTATTCTATTGCTTTTCCTGGAACGTCTATGATATTTTATATGTAACCGGTTACACGAAAGAAGTGAAAGCACATGGTCACAATCAGAGATGTAGCAAAGAAAGCAGGGGTTTCCGTTGCCACGGTTTCCCGGGTGCTCAATGATAATGGATACGTCGGGGCCGATACACGAAAAAAAGTGATGAAGGCCATCGAAGAGCTGAACTACAGCCCGAATGAAGTGGCCCGCTCCTTATATAAGCGGGAATCGAGACTGATCGGTCTGCTTCTTCCCGATATCACGAATCCGTTCTTCCCGCAGCTGGCCCGTGGAGTAGAGGATGAACTGAGTGAATCCGGGTTCAGGCTCCTTCTGGGAAACAGTGATGAGCATGT from Rossellomorea marisflavi includes the following:
- a CDS encoding ABC-F family ATP-binding cassette domain-containing protein; translation: MSLLTVKNLTHGFGDRAIFNDVSFRLLKGEHIGLIGANGEGKSTFMNIITGKLEPDEGKVEWAKRIRIGYLDQHAQLKQGMTIRDVLKTAFQYLFDMETEMNELFGKMGDASPEELEDLLEETGTLQEALTNNDFYVIDAKVEEIGRGLGLDDIGLDKDVHDLSGGQRTKVLLAKLLLEKPDILLLDEPTNYLDEQHIEWLKRYLQEYENAFILISHDIPFLNSVINLIYHMENQELNRYAGDYHEFKKVHEMKRQQLESAYKKQQQEISNLKDFVARNKARVSTRNMAMSRQKKLDKMEVIELASEKPKPEFNFKLARTAGRVIFETKDLVIGYDEPLSRPLNLKMERGQKIALSGANGIGKTTLLRSILGEIKPISGSVELGEYLHIGYFEQEIKTENRNTCIEEVWNEFPSLNQAEVRAALAKCGLTTKHIESKVEVLSGGEKAKVRLCKLMNNESNVLVFDEPTNHLDVEAKEELKRALKEYKGSVLLISHEPDFYQDVATEVWNCESWTTKLF
- a CDS encoding NAD(P)/FAD-dependent oxidoreductase, with product MKSTIVIGAGILGASTAYHLARKGADVLVVDRGDTGQATAAAAGIVCPWLSQRRNKIWYKLAKGGAAYYPELIKMLEEDGEHDTGYARVGALSLHTDEKKLDGMMERALKRREDAPEIGELTKLTAEETRALFPLLSDEYRAVHVSGAARVDGRAICKALLAAAEKRGAILRQGNARLLKEGRGIMLDNEKIEADRVIVTAGVWAKELFAPLGIDMDVTSQKAQIIHLNETGADTDEWPVVMPPNDQYLLAFPEGRIVAGATHENDAVNGRVTAGGMLEILSKAMAIAPGLHESEVVETRVGYRPFTPGFLPVFGYMPGLDGILFANGLGASGLTAGPFLGSQLAKLALGEETDLDPADYDINGAVRNP
- a CDS encoding superoxide dismutase family protein; this translates as MNGMDTGNIAYAVIKGGPLAPDLNGNVFFHEVKGGVEVMVEVRGLPPYKEGKNGEKPIGPHGFHLHEKGICEIGDPADPFTSAGGHWNPGAQPHGNHAGDFPVLFSNEGYARMSFFTNKFSVKDVVGKGVIIHQSPDDFRSQPSGDAGKRLACGVIVPYTKSPI
- a CDS encoding sodium-dependent transporter → MSQREQWSSKLGFILAAAGSAIGLGAIWKFPYIAGQNGGGAFFLIFILFTLFLGLPLLLAEFSIGRTAQSNAIDSYKKIAPGTQWHWIGVLGMVASFILLSFYSVVGGWIVIYLFKAITGQLNGLTSDQYGEVFGSTIADPWVSVIVQLIFILMTIVVVAKGVQQGIERASKIMMPALFVLFIVLVLRAVTLDGAGEGVRFLLLPDFSKVTPRTILEAMGQSFFTLSVGVSVMLTYSSYLPKNQSLPRSAVSIVIMNIFIVLLAGLAIFPAVFAFGLEPNAGPVLLFNVLPTIFNQLPFGMLFFIAFLILFLFAALTSAFSMLEIIVSVIAKNDPTKRTKWAWIIGIAIFIFGIPSALSYGVLSDITLFDKIIFDLADFAVSNVLLPLGCLLISIFVPLKMKKTALYEELKSGSSLKKGIFEVWFFLIRFVAPLFIIVIMLNMLGFY
- a CDS encoding YkuS family protein; this translates as MTKRVGVEQSLSNVVQALREKGYDVVELKNEQDVNGCDCCVTTGLDTNVMGMQNTTFKGSVIEADGLTADQVCEQVDSRMM
- a CDS encoding S8 family peptidase, whose amino-acid sequence is MATEMKLIPYFMNEMIGDVNEVPKGIEMIQSPILWKEGCKGKGTTIAVLDTGCDIHHPDLAGRVKGVKNFTDDDAGADDNVTDYSGHGTHVSGTIAANEDGDGVIGVAPLADLMIIKVLAGSSGRGQYDWIVKGIEYATEQGVDIISMSLGGPTDYKPLHDAIKKAVAAGILVVSAAGNEGDGNSDTDEFSYPASYKEVIAVGAIDLQRKSSYFTNSNNEIDLVAPGEQILSTIPGDKYAKLSGTSMSAPHVAGALALIKEFEEAAFKRELSEPEIYAQLVKRTIPLGYPKSLEGNGLLYLTAPDLLREHLRSQPLAHIG
- a CDS encoding helicase C-terminal domain-containing protein, encoding MLVSIHMPAGDILEEESEVDAMDADITLSVRELVEFVLKEGSIDSRFQPRSSMLTGTRLHQKLQRRYEDPDEKEVHLKGEKVVDGIFYQVEGRCDGIIHREGKILVEEIKSTARSLDELEEGKRVHWAQAECYACLLTEERDWDAIHVRLTYIHTGTEETKSFTREYDREELQGIMIGLLQLYTPFAELRLRNKENLEASLPRLTFPFETFRKGQRQLVGAVYKTVAEGKTLFANAPTGTGKTISTLFPVVKEGGRWFYATAKTISRTVAEDAVKLMEEGGLSTKALTITAKDKICFKDQTICQPEHCEFACGHYDRVNGAILDILQKETLMTRPVIEEYAKAHRVCPFEFSIDLSYLVEGVIGDYNYLFDPRTSLKRFSDSSKKQTTLLIDEAHNLVPRGRDMHSASLTSTGFTSLAAHVKGNGELSAAIRSLTGALEGVRPGTYEEVDTGVTDGVRAFVDAAEKELPHVEGESPLLEAYFESTQFLRILQLYSKEHRTLVTRHGGGMTVKLVCLDPAAFLHQVTAGYKSAVFFSATLHPFSYYFHQLGGEAEDYRFVIPTPFDHSQWQVEIQPLSIRLRDRDRHFPHLMESIVNLFKRVNGNGLVFFPSYAFMRKAFDALEGYGLPAKLIMQEPMMSEREREEFLAEFKAGRKEPVLGLAVLGGIFSEGIDLKGERLKQVVVVGVGLPQPDEERELMKSYFNSLGVNGFAYAYTYPGLNKVFQSGGRLIRTEEDRGVLRLIDDRYLTREYQELLLEEWRHFTVVGGSWT
- a CDS encoding ferritin-like domain-containing protein — its product is MDQAKLDELIDGLNEDLANEYAAVILYTNYAAVVSGLYRQVLKPFFEEEIPDEQGHALYLAEKIKTLGGSPTTTPAKVKQTDDVKEMLLEGRKAEADTIERYKKRKEQAEELGLVELGIKLDDMIADETHHLEEFDRLLKDPSFN
- a CDS encoding kinase is translated as MWQALFIDRDGTLGGSNEIEYPGVFEVYPRSTIALKRIKEKGIPILSFTNQPGISARPGLMEEFERELNGFGFDGVYICPHEEGEGCGCRKPEIGMLKQAAADRGLDLTKCAVIGDRWKDMLAGKKAGCKTVLVRTGAGESEWQKNRMNLEGTVDYVADDLQEATRWLLDSPQRVLEEILDGANAEARFVLGIDGLSRSGKSTMVSEIEEWLKGKGVTHQIVHIDDHIVEREARYDTGHEEWFEYYSLQWDRKRLREGFFMKLKEGCVDVRLPFYDGELDTVTERQVQLSDKGLIIVEGVFLQREEWREAFDGILFLDCPRERRLLRESEETQLKLEKFRNRYWKAEEYYLDTVQPMKRADWVIPT